In the Ursus arctos isolate Adak ecotype North America unplaced genomic scaffold, UrsArc2.0 scaffold_19, whole genome shotgun sequence genome, one interval contains:
- the SLC38A7 gene encoding sodium-coupled neutral amino acid transporter 7 isoform X2: MAQVSINSDLGEWGSSTDSGERARLLQSPCVDTAPKSEGEASPEGLGTGTTSTIGAIFIVVNACLGAGLLNFPAAFSTAGGVAAGVALQMASNERTYQEVVWAVCGKLTGVLCEVTIAVYTFGTCIAFLIIIGDQQDKIIAVMAKEPEGASGSPWYTDRKFTISLTAFLFILPLSIPREIGFQKYASFLSVVGTWYVTAIIIIKYIWPDKEMTPGDILTRPASWVAVFNAMPTICFGFQCHVSSVPVFNSMRRPKVKTWGGVVTAAMVIALAVYMGTGICGFLTFGAAVDPDVLLSYPSEDMAVAVARAFIILSVLTSYPILHFCGRAVVEGLWLRYQGMPVEEDVGRERRRRVLQTLVWFLLTLLLALFIPDIGKVISVIGGLAACFIFVFPGLCLIQAKLSEMEEVKPASWWALVSYGVLLVTLGAFIFGQTTANAIFVDLLA; the protein is encoded by the exons ATGGCCCAGGTCAGCATCAACAGTGACCTCGGCGAGTGGGGCTCGAGCACGGACTCCGGGGAGCGGGCCCGTCTGCTGCAGAGTCCCTGTGTGGACACAGCCCCCAAGAGCGAAGGGGAGGCCTCTCCTGAGGGTCTGGGCACAGGCACCACTTCCACCATCGGGGCCATCTTCATCGTCGTCAACGCCTGCCTAGGAGCGGGGCTGCTCAACTTCCCCGCGGCCTTCAGCACTGCGGGGGGCGTGGCAGCCGGCGTGGCGCTGCAGATG GCCAGCAACGAGAGGACCTACCAGGAGGTGGTGTGGGCCGTGTGCGGCAAGCTGACGGGAGTGCTTTGTGAGGTGACCATTGCCGTCTACACCTTCGGCACCTGCATCGCCTTCCTCATCATCATCGGGGACCAACAAGACAAGA TTATAGCTGTGATGGCCAAGGAGCCTGAGGGGGCCAGCGGCAGCCCCTGGTACACAGACCGAAAATTCACCATCAGCCTCACTGCCTTCCTCTTCATCCTGCCCCTATCCATCCCCAGAGAGATCGGCTTCCAGAAATACGCCAG CTTCTTGAGCGTCGTGGGCACCTGGTACGTCACTGCCATCATTATCATCAAATATATCTGGCCAGATAAAGAGATGACCCCAGGGGACATCCTGACCAG GCCAGCTTCCTGGGTGGCCGTGTTCAATGCTATGCCCACCATCTGCTTCGGATTTCAG TGCCACGTGAGCAGCGTGCCCGTCTTCAACAGCATGCGGCGGCCCAAGGTGAAgacgtggggtggggtggtgacaGCCGCCATGGTCATCGCCCTCGCTGTCTACATGGGCACAG GCATCTGTGGCTTCCTGACCTTTGGAGCTGCCGTGGACCCTGACGTGCTCCTGTCCTACCCTTCCGAGGACATGGCTGTGGCCGTTGCCCGCGCCTTCATCATCCTGAGCGTGCTCACCTCCTACCCCATCCTGCACTTCTGTGGGCG GGCGGTGGTCGAAGGCCTGTGGCTGCGCTACCAGGGGATGCCGGTGGAGGAGGACGTGGGGCGGGAGCGGCGGCGGCGCGTGCTGCAGACCCTCGTCTGGTTCCTGCTCACCCTGCTGCTGGCGCTCTTCATCCCTGACATCGGCAAGGTCATCTCGGTCATTGGAGGCCTGGCCGCCTGCTTCATCTTTGTCTTCCCAG ggctGTGCCTCATTCAAGCCAAACTCTCTGAGATGGAAGAAGTCAAGCCGGCCAG
- the SLC38A7 gene encoding sodium-coupled neutral amino acid transporter 7 isoform X1, translated as MAQVSINSDLGEWGSSTDSGERARLLQSPCVDTAPKSEGEASPEGLGTGTTSTIGAIFIVVNACLGAGLLNFPAAFSTAGGVAAGVALQMGMLVFIISGLVILAYCSQASNERTYQEVVWAVCGKLTGVLCEVTIAVYTFGTCIAFLIIIGDQQDKIIAVMAKEPEGASGSPWYTDRKFTISLTAFLFILPLSIPREIGFQKYASFLSVVGTWYVTAIIIIKYIWPDKEMTPGDILTRPASWVAVFNAMPTICFGFQCHVSSVPVFNSMRRPKVKTWGGVVTAAMVIALAVYMGTGICGFLTFGAAVDPDVLLSYPSEDMAVAVARAFIILSVLTSYPILHFCGRAVVEGLWLRYQGMPVEEDVGRERRRRVLQTLVWFLLTLLLALFIPDIGKVISVIGGLAACFIFVFPGLCLIQAKLSEMEEVKPASWWALVSYGVLLVTLGAFIFGQTTANAIFVDLLA; from the exons ATGGCCCAGGTCAGCATCAACAGTGACCTCGGCGAGTGGGGCTCGAGCACGGACTCCGGGGAGCGGGCCCGTCTGCTGCAGAGTCCCTGTGTGGACACAGCCCCCAAGAGCGAAGGGGAGGCCTCTCCTGAGGGTCTGGGCACAGGCACCACTTCCACCATCGGGGCCATCTTCATCGTCGTCAACGCCTGCCTAGGAGCGGGGCTGCTCAACTTCCCCGCGGCCTTCAGCACTGCGGGGGGCGTGGCAGCCGGCGTGGCGCTGCAGATG GGCATGCTGGTCTTCATCATCAGCGGCCTTGTCATCCTGGCCTATTGCTCCCAGGCCAGCAACGAGAGGACCTACCAGGAGGTGGTGTGGGCCGTGTGCGGCAAGCTGACGGGAGTGCTTTGTGAGGTGACCATTGCCGTCTACACCTTCGGCACCTGCATCGCCTTCCTCATCATCATCGGGGACCAACAAGACAAGA TTATAGCTGTGATGGCCAAGGAGCCTGAGGGGGCCAGCGGCAGCCCCTGGTACACAGACCGAAAATTCACCATCAGCCTCACTGCCTTCCTCTTCATCCTGCCCCTATCCATCCCCAGAGAGATCGGCTTCCAGAAATACGCCAG CTTCTTGAGCGTCGTGGGCACCTGGTACGTCACTGCCATCATTATCATCAAATATATCTGGCCAGATAAAGAGATGACCCCAGGGGACATCCTGACCAG GCCAGCTTCCTGGGTGGCCGTGTTCAATGCTATGCCCACCATCTGCTTCGGATTTCAG TGCCACGTGAGCAGCGTGCCCGTCTTCAACAGCATGCGGCGGCCCAAGGTGAAgacgtggggtggggtggtgacaGCCGCCATGGTCATCGCCCTCGCTGTCTACATGGGCACAG GCATCTGTGGCTTCCTGACCTTTGGAGCTGCCGTGGACCCTGACGTGCTCCTGTCCTACCCTTCCGAGGACATGGCTGTGGCCGTTGCCCGCGCCTTCATCATCCTGAGCGTGCTCACCTCCTACCCCATCCTGCACTTCTGTGGGCG GGCGGTGGTCGAAGGCCTGTGGCTGCGCTACCAGGGGATGCCGGTGGAGGAGGACGTGGGGCGGGAGCGGCGGCGGCGCGTGCTGCAGACCCTCGTCTGGTTCCTGCTCACCCTGCTGCTGGCGCTCTTCATCCCTGACATCGGCAAGGTCATCTCGGTCATTGGAGGCCTGGCCGCCTGCTTCATCTTTGTCTTCCCAG ggctGTGCCTCATTCAAGCCAAACTCTCTGAGATGGAAGAAGTCAAGCCGGCCAG
- the SLC38A7 gene encoding sodium-coupled neutral amino acid transporter 7 isoform X3, with protein MAQVSINSDLGEWGSSTDSGERARLLQSPCVDTAPKSEGEASPEGLGTGTTSTIGAIFIVVNACLGAGLLNFPAAFSTAGGVAAGVALQMGMLVFIISGLVILAYCSQASNERTYQEVVWAVCGKLTGVLCEVTIAVYTFGTCIAFLIIIGDQQDKIIAVMAKEPEGASGSPWYTDRKFTISLTAFLFILPLSIPREIGFQKYASFLSVVGTWYVTAIIIIKYIWPDKEMTPGDILTRPASWVAVFNAMPTICFGFQCHVSSVPVFNSMRRPKVKTWGGVVTAAMVIALAVYMGTGICGFLTFGAAVDPDVLLSYPSEDMAVAVARAFIILSVLTSYPILHFCGRAVVEGLWLRYQGMPVEEDVGRERRRRVLQTLVWFLLTLLLALFIPDIGKVISVIGGLAACFIFVFPGLCLIQAKLSEMEEVKPARALQWETE; from the exons ATGGCCCAGGTCAGCATCAACAGTGACCTCGGCGAGTGGGGCTCGAGCACGGACTCCGGGGAGCGGGCCCGTCTGCTGCAGAGTCCCTGTGTGGACACAGCCCCCAAGAGCGAAGGGGAGGCCTCTCCTGAGGGTCTGGGCACAGGCACCACTTCCACCATCGGGGCCATCTTCATCGTCGTCAACGCCTGCCTAGGAGCGGGGCTGCTCAACTTCCCCGCGGCCTTCAGCACTGCGGGGGGCGTGGCAGCCGGCGTGGCGCTGCAGATG GGCATGCTGGTCTTCATCATCAGCGGCCTTGTCATCCTGGCCTATTGCTCCCAGGCCAGCAACGAGAGGACCTACCAGGAGGTGGTGTGGGCCGTGTGCGGCAAGCTGACGGGAGTGCTTTGTGAGGTGACCATTGCCGTCTACACCTTCGGCACCTGCATCGCCTTCCTCATCATCATCGGGGACCAACAAGACAAGA TTATAGCTGTGATGGCCAAGGAGCCTGAGGGGGCCAGCGGCAGCCCCTGGTACACAGACCGAAAATTCACCATCAGCCTCACTGCCTTCCTCTTCATCCTGCCCCTATCCATCCCCAGAGAGATCGGCTTCCAGAAATACGCCAG CTTCTTGAGCGTCGTGGGCACCTGGTACGTCACTGCCATCATTATCATCAAATATATCTGGCCAGATAAAGAGATGACCCCAGGGGACATCCTGACCAG GCCAGCTTCCTGGGTGGCCGTGTTCAATGCTATGCCCACCATCTGCTTCGGATTTCAG TGCCACGTGAGCAGCGTGCCCGTCTTCAACAGCATGCGGCGGCCCAAGGTGAAgacgtggggtggggtggtgacaGCCGCCATGGTCATCGCCCTCGCTGTCTACATGGGCACAG GCATCTGTGGCTTCCTGACCTTTGGAGCTGCCGTGGACCCTGACGTGCTCCTGTCCTACCCTTCCGAGGACATGGCTGTGGCCGTTGCCCGCGCCTTCATCATCCTGAGCGTGCTCACCTCCTACCCCATCCTGCACTTCTGTGGGCG GGCGGTGGTCGAAGGCCTGTGGCTGCGCTACCAGGGGATGCCGGTGGAGGAGGACGTGGGGCGGGAGCGGCGGCGGCGCGTGCTGCAGACCCTCGTCTGGTTCCTGCTCACCCTGCTGCTGGCGCTCTTCATCCCTGACATCGGCAAGGTCATCTCGGTCATTGGAGGCCTGGCCGCCTGCTTCATCTTTGTCTTCCCAG ggctGTGCCTCATTCAAGCCAAACTCTCTGAGATGGAAGAAGTCAAGCCGGCCAG